CTACAACTTCCTGAAGTTCATGGATTTTTTTCGAACTTTCTCGTTCGATGATTTCCATTTCCTCAGCGTTAAGCGCCTGAGGATCCATCAAACAATCGACGTAGTAGCGATACCCTGCATCAGAGGGTATTCTTCCTGCCGAAGTATGAGGCTGTTCAATATATCCTAAATCCTCCAAATCCGCCATTTCGTTACGGATAGTGGCTGAAGATACACCCAAATCAAACTTACGTGCAATGGTTCGAGAACCAATTGGTTCAGCGGTAGCAATATAGTCTTGAACTATCGCCCGTAATATTTTACGTTTACGTTCATCCATTTGCATACATGCTTCCCCCGCTTCCTAAGCTGATCCCCTTTTTCGTTGTTAGCACTCTACCTTGATGAGTGCTAACAGTTGATGTCTTCACATTACCATGTCATTTTCCCTTTGTCAAGAATCATTTTAGATAATTATTCGTGTTAGACAAACTCTTGCAGTATTGAATTAGCGATAAAAGCATATTTAGGATTTAACCGGAAATAATCACCTTCGATGATAAAGACATCCTTATTTTTATAGCGTTCCAAAACCCCTTGATAAATATCCCTGAGATCAACCTCAAAATCATTTTTAAAGGATTGAAGATGAACCCCTTCCTCCAGGCGCAGACCTAAAATCATCCGCTCCGCCATGCATTCACGCAAAGTTAATACCTCTTCCCCCGATTCGTCAATGGGGCTCCTTCTTTCAAGCAAGCGCAGATAATAAGTATGGACATCCTCAATATTCTTCCAACGCACTCTGTTCAAACAAGTTACCCCACCGGGGCCAAACCCCAGATAATCCTCCCCCCGCCAATACCCCAGGTTATGCCGGCATTCATATCCTCTGCGGGCGTAATTTGAGGTTTCATATTGTCTGTACCCAGCTTGTTTCAAACGCCTGGCAGCCCATTCATACATTTCTGCCTGCATGTCTTCATTTGGAAGCAAGCAGCGTTCATTAGCAGGACAAGGGGCATTACTCTCAAAGCAGCGCGTATACAGAGGCGTTCCCTCTTCCAGCATTAACCCGTAGAGGGACAGATGCTCCGGTGAATTTGAAATTGCTTCCTCAATGGTCTCCTGCCATATCCTCATAGATTGTCCTGGGAGCCCAAACATCAAATCCAAATTAAGATTTGTAAACCCGGCAGCTCTCAATCTTTGGATGGCTTTGCGTGCTTGATTAGCTGTGTGAATGCGACCCACTGATTTTAACAACTGATCATCAAAGGATTGGATTCCCAACGAAAAGCGGTTAATCCCATAACGTTTTATTAAGTCGATCTTTTCCTCGGTTAGGGTTCCGGGATTACCTTCCATGGTTTTTTCCCTTTGAGGATCTGAGGGAAAAAACTTTCGAATCATTACCAACAAACGTTCTAAATCTCTTGCCCCTAAAACACTTGGCGTGCCTCCGCCAACAAAAAGAGAAGACACCCCTTGAGGGGCATCTTTTTGCCTCTTTGCCAGCTCTATTTCTAAACCTTCTAAATAGACGGAAATAAGATCCTTGGAGGAATCTCTTAGGGAATGGGAATAAAAAGCACAGTAGTCACATTTTTGAACACAAAAGGGGACATGAACATATAACGATGGCATACTAGCCCACTCTCTTCCTAGCCAAAAAGTTTAATATCCTTCTGCTAATCGATAGGAATCGTTAATCCTCGATCTTCAGAACCGCCATGAAAGCATCCTGGGGAATTTCCACGTTGCCAACTTGCTTCATGCGCTTTTTCCCGGCCTTTTGCTTTTCAAGGAGTTTACGTTTCCGTGAAATATCTCCTCCATAACACTTAGACAAGACATCTTTTCGCATGGCATTGACCGTTTCGCGAGCGATAACTCGACTCCCAATGACAGACTGAATGGGAATTTCAAACATCTGCCTTGGGATAATACTGCGAAGTTTTTCAACGAGTTTCCTGCCCCGGTGATAAGCCTTTTCTTTATGGACGATAAAGGAAAGAGCATCTACCAATTCGCCATTAAGAAGGATATCAATTTTAACAAGATCAGTTGCTTTATAGCCTGCCAGCTCATAATCCAAAGAAGCATAGCCCTTCGTTCTCGACTTTAATTCATCAAAGTAATCAAAAACGATCTCACTTAGGGGAAGCTCGTAAACCAGTTTCACCCGATTTGTCGACACATAATCCATATTACAATAGGTTCCCCGCTTTTCCTGATTGAGTTCCATAATGGGTCCTACAAACTCAGCCGGTACCAAGACAGAAGCCTTAACGATAGGCTCTTCAATACTGACAATCTGATCTACCTTAGGAAGATTCGACGGATTATCAATGTTTAATACTTCCCCTTTAATAGTTGTTACCTTATAAATAACACTGGGAGCAGTCGTGATTAAATTAAGATCATATTCTCTTTCCAGGCGTTCTTGAATAATCTCCATGTGAAGTAAGCCTAGGAAACCGCAGCGAAATCCAAAACCTAAAGCAACAGAGGTTTCCGGCTCGAAAATCAAGCTGGCATCATTAAGATGAAGCTTTTCCAAAGAATCCCGCAAACGATTATAGTCACTGGCCTCAACGGTATATAGTCCGCAAAACACCATGGGGGTTGCTTTTCTATAGCCCGACAGAGGTTCTGCCGCCGGATTTTCCGCATCCGTAATTGTATCACCGACCTGAGTATCCTTAACGTTTTTGATGCTGGCAGCAACGAAGCCGACTTGACCGGCCTTAAGTTCATCGACAAGCCGCATGGAAGGAGCAAATACCCCTACCTCCGTCACTTCAAAAGTTTTACCCGTCGACATCATTTGCATGGTAGTTCCTTTTGCGATTCGGCCTTCCACAACTCGAACATAGGAAATAGCCCCTTTGTAGGCGTCAAATTTGGAGTCGAAAATCAAGGCCTTCAGAGGTGCTTGATCGTCTCCCTTCGGAGGAGGAACCATAGTTACAACCCTCTCCAAGATCTCTTCAATGCCAATTCCTGTCTTCGCTGAAGCCAAAATAGCCTCACTGGCATCTAAGCCGATAATGTCTTCGATTTCCTGCTTAACCCTTTCCGGTTCAGCACTGGGCAGGTCAATCTTGTTAATAACTGAAATCAGTTCCAGATCATTTTCTAACGCCAAATAAACATTCGCCAGAGTCTGGGCCTCAATCCCCTGAACTGCATCAACAACTAATAAAGCCCCTTCACAGGCTGCCAAACTGCGGGACACCTCATAGGTAAAATCGACATGCCCAGGTGTATCAATAAGATTCAGCTCATAAATTTCTCCATCTTTCGCCTGATAACTTAAGCGAACTGTCTGAAGCTTAATCGTAATCCCGCGTTCACGTTCTAAATCCATGGAATCGAGAACTTGCTCTTCCATTTCCCGCTTGCTTAATGCCCCGGTATATTCTATCAGTCGATCAGCTAAAGTGGATTTACCGTGATCGATATGTGCAATAATAGAAAAATTACGAATACGTTGTGAAGCCTGTGCCAAAGTCCTGCCCTCATTTCTATCATCAAGTTTAAAGTCAGCAACTCAGATATTCTAAATACTAAGTATACCAGTTCAAGGGGGAACTTCGCAAGAATCCAGACTCAACTATTCCGAGCATAAATCCAGCCTCGGCAGTTCTTTAAAGAGTGCTCCCGGGGTCGGGCAGCTTCGCCATATCCTGCAAGATTAGTTAATTCGTGCGAAGACAGTGTCTTCGTGTCGCAGCATTCCGAGGCTCGCCCACGCGCGGCAGCGGGAGCTAGCCTTCAGCGGATAAGTATTCTTTGGAGATAGCTGCTTCGGCGAAAGTGTCCACCGGACACTTTCGTGCCAAACCTCTGGGTAGTACCTGAAGTAAACCTGGCTCCGCAATCCCCGCAGCCGCTTGTGAGCTTTTACCGCCTCTCCATGCAATGGGTTCGCTTCTATGGACGAAGCTGCCCTTGCTTTCGGGTCTAGGGATTCTTTATCCTGTCTTTAGGGTCTTTTTCAGGGTAGCCTGCCATGCCGCTGTGGTAGCACCATCAGAGGATGAAAAATGCCAAATACGCTTAAGATTCTACGAAGCCTTACATGAAGTCCCCAAAGTTCTGCTTCCGCTCCCGACAAACAGGCAGGAGGAGCGCTTTTCTGCTAAGCGGATGCGTCAGTGGAGCCGCGCTAAGGCGAGTGCCGACGGTTCGCGTCCCCGTAGCGCGCCGCAGGACTTGTCCATGGATGGACTGATGCCGCGGTGCCAAGGATGGCAAGGAGCGGCACACATGCAGGAATACCCAGAGGTTCGGACGCGCTCGCGAACCGTCCAGCGAGCCAGCGGCGGAACTCGCAGACGCGTGCTGTACGACGAAGACACGGTCTTCGCACGGGTTAAACCTTCTTGCAGCACCGTCTTCGCACGGGATAACATAGCAAAAAAGCGCTCCTCCCCAGAGCCAGGCCGAAAAGCGAAGACCGACCCCCGATCAGGATGGTTTTTTCAGAGCAACATTA
This Desulfosporosinus orientis DSM 765 DNA region includes the following protein-coding sequences:
- the hemW gene encoding radical SAM family heme chaperone HemW; amino-acid sequence: MPSLYVHVPFCVQKCDYCAFYSHSLRDSSKDLISVYLEGLEIELAKRQKDAPQGVSSLFVGGGTPSVLGARDLERLLVMIRKFFPSDPQREKTMEGNPGTLTEEKIDLIKRYGINRFSLGIQSFDDQLLKSVGRIHTANQARKAIQRLRAAGFTNLNLDLMFGLPGQSMRIWQETIEEAISNSPEHLSLYGLMLEEGTPLYTRCFESNAPCPANERCLLPNEDMQAEMYEWAARRLKQAGYRQYETSNYARRGYECRHNLGYWRGEDYLGFGPGGVTCLNRVRWKNIEDVHTYYLRLLERRSPIDESGEEVLTLRECMAERMILGLRLEEGVHLQSFKNDFEVDLRDIYQGVLERYKNKDVFIIEGDYFRLNPKYAFIANSILQEFV
- the lepA gene encoding translation elongation factor 4, yielding MAQASQRIRNFSIIAHIDHGKSTLADRLIEYTGALSKREMEEQVLDSMDLERERGITIKLQTVRLSYQAKDGEIYELNLIDTPGHVDFTYEVSRSLAACEGALLVVDAVQGIEAQTLANVYLALENDLELISVINKIDLPSAEPERVKQEIEDIIGLDASEAILASAKTGIGIEEILERVVTMVPPPKGDDQAPLKALIFDSKFDAYKGAISYVRVVEGRIAKGTTMQMMSTGKTFEVTEVGVFAPSMRLVDELKAGQVGFVAASIKNVKDTQVGDTITDAENPAAEPLSGYRKATPMVFCGLYTVEASDYNRLRDSLEKLHLNDASLIFEPETSVALGFGFRCGFLGLLHMEIIQERLEREYDLNLITTAPSVIYKVTTIKGEVLNIDNPSNLPKVDQIVSIEEPIVKASVLVPAEFVGPIMELNQEKRGTYCNMDYVSTNRVKLVYELPLSEIVFDYFDELKSRTKGYASLDYELAGYKATDLVKIDILLNGELVDALSFIVHKEKAYHRGRKLVEKLRSIIPRQMFEIPIQSVIGSRVIARETVNAMRKDVLSKCYGGDISRKRKLLEKQKAGKKRMKQVGNVEIPQDAFMAVLKIED